A genomic segment from Nicotiana tabacum cultivar K326 chromosome 7, ASM71507v2, whole genome shotgun sequence encodes:
- the LOC107815394 gene encoding uncharacterized protein LOC107815394 — protein sequence MESGSSCEVLPMKIEKLKLSDKEDAATEDYSDISLRLLDLTDVDDFMEWSADENVNKFCSGFTFKCKEDAMRYIAGVVIPHPSFRAICLSGKPIGSISVLPFNGSDRCRGEIGNELSSKYWGKGIATKAVKMAAATIFIEWPHLERLEAVVDVENPGSQRVLEKAGFTKEGVLRKYYLLKGRPRDIVMFSLLSTDLQVTYFM from the coding sequence ATGGAATCTGGCTCATCCTGTGAAGTCTTGCCAATGAAAATTGAGAAGTTGAAGTTGAGTGACAAAGAAGATGCTGCTACAGAGGATTACTCGGACATAAGTCTCCGCCTATTGGACCTCACAGATGTTGATGATTTTATGGAATGGTCTGCGGATGAAAACGTTAATAAGTTCTGTTCTGGTTTCACATTCAAATGCAAAGAAGACGCGATGAGATACATTGCTGGTGTTGTTATACCACATCCCTCGTTCCGAGCAATTTGCTTAAGTGGCAAGCCAATTGGTTCTATTTCTGTATTACCATTTAATGGAAGTGATAGGTGCAGGGGTGAAATTGGAAATGAGTTATCATCAAAGTATTGGGGCAAAGGTATTGCCACAAAGGCGGTGAAGATGGCGGCCGCCACCATATTCATCGAGTGGCCACACTTGGAGAGGCTTGAAGCTGTGGTAGATGTTGAAAATCCAGGATCACAGAGGGTGTTGGAGAAGGCTGGTTTTACAAAGGAAGGTGTTTTGAGGAAGTATTATCTTCTTAAGGGGAGACCAAGAGATATTGTTATGTTTAGTCTTTTATCCACTGATCTTCAAGTTACCTACTTTATGTAA
- the LOC107815382 gene encoding non-specific lipid transfer protein GPI-anchored 26-like translates to MANLGSRMGLFAIVFTMIWAGVVAQSSDDCTNVLISLSPCLNYITGNSSVPSSDCCTQLSTVVKNKPECLCQVLSGGASNLGLNINQTQALALPTACKVQTPPLSQCNADSPNSSPAGTPTTPGRGSNAVPSQDGSNDATSTKMAAPLFFFLLFIASYASTFTLA, encoded by the exons ATGGCAAATCTAGGGAGCAGAATGGGTTTGTTCGCGATTGTGTTCACAATGATCTGGGCAGGAGTTGTTGCTCAATCGAGCGATGACTGCACGAATGTGCTGATCAGCTTGTCACCTTGCTTGAACTATATTACTGGCAACTCCTCTGTGCCATCTTCAGATTGCTGCACGCAGCTTAGCACGGTGGTTAAGAACAAACCCGAATGCTTGTGCCAGGTCCTCAGTGGTGGTGCCTCTAACTTGGGGTTAAACATTAACCAGACTCAGGCTTTGGCACTTCCTACTGCTTGCAAAGTTCAGACTCCACCTCTAAGCCAGTGCAATG CTGATTCACCAAATAGCTCTCCTGCTGGAACGCCAACTACTCCAG GACGTGGATCTAACGCAGTACCATCCCAAGATGGTTCCAATGATGCAACTTCAACTAAGATGGCAGctcctcttttcttcttccttctctTCATTGCTTCCTATGCTTCAACATTCACCCTGGCCTGA
- the LOC107815371 gene encoding non-specific lipid transfer protein GPI-anchored 5 isoform X2, with amino-acid sequence MASQGTVIFMALVLIVTMISVEVMAQSDCTSTLLTMASCLNFVTGSAETPSASCCSALSGVLQSKPRCLCLIVIGGGSSLGVQINQTQALALPAACKLETPPVSKCNEGAPTEGTPDSSTGIAVSGSKAAGSSNTSDGSPLKVPVQVVVSILLFMASYVVMI; translated from the exons ATGGCTTCACAAGGAACTGTAATTTTCATGGCTTTAGTTCTTATTGTGACCATGATTTCAGTAGAAGTCATGGCACAATCCGATTGCACTAGTACACTTCTTACTATGGCTTCATGCCTTAACTTTGTCACCGGAAGTGCGGAGACACCGTCCGCCTCCTGCTGCTCCGCCCTCTCTGGGGTGCTGCAGTCTAAGCCACGGTGCCTTTGTCTCATTGTCATTGGTGGTGGTTCCTCGTTGGGGGTCCAAATTAATCAAACTCAGGCACTTGCATTACCTGCTGCATGCAAGCTGGAGACTCCTCCTGTTAGTAAATGTAACG AGGGTGCACCAACAGAAGGAACTCCAGATTCTTCAACTGGTATAGCGGTGTCAG GCTCAAAGGCAGCAGGAAGCAGCAATACCTCTGATGGAAGTCCACTGAAGGTTCCAGTTCAAGTTGTTGTCAGCATCCTTCTTTTCATGGCTTCCTATGTTGTCATGATTTGA
- the LOC107815371 gene encoding non-specific lipid transfer protein GPI-anchored 5 isoform X1, whose amino-acid sequence MASQGTVIFMALVLIVTMISVEVMAQSDCTSTLLTMASCLNFVTGSAETPSASCCSALSGVLQSKPRCLCLIVIGGGSSLGVQINQTQALALPAACKLETPPVSKCNAGNGPVMSPEGAPTEGTPDSSTGIAVSGSKAAGSSNTSDGSPLKVPVQVVVSILLFMASYVVMI is encoded by the exons ATGGCTTCACAAGGAACTGTAATTTTCATGGCTTTAGTTCTTATTGTGACCATGATTTCAGTAGAAGTCATGGCACAATCCGATTGCACTAGTACACTTCTTACTATGGCTTCATGCCTTAACTTTGTCACCGGAAGTGCGGAGACACCGTCCGCCTCCTGCTGCTCCGCCCTCTCTGGGGTGCTGCAGTCTAAGCCACGGTGCCTTTGTCTCATTGTCATTGGTGGTGGTTCCTCGTTGGGGGTCCAAATTAATCAAACTCAGGCACTTGCATTACCTGCTGCATGCAAGCTGGAGACTCCTCCTGTTAGTAAATGTAACG CTGGTAATGGACCGGTAATGTCTCCAGAGGGTGCACCAACAGAAGGAACTCCAGATTCTTCAACTGGTATAGCGGTGTCAG GCTCAAAGGCAGCAGGAAGCAGCAATACCTCTGATGGAAGTCCACTGAAGGTTCCAGTTCAAGTTGTTGTCAGCATCCTTCTTTTCATGGCTTCCTATGTTGTCATGATTTGA